The following proteins are encoded in a genomic region of Haloarcula marina:
- a CDS encoding FAD-dependent oxidoreductase — MDDPFVVVGGDAAGLSAASKYRRENPDGDVLVFERGKWVSYAHCGTPYYVKGEVDRLTDLLSLSPEEAAERGIDLRREHEVVAVDTDAQAVTVDGNGEQFEQSYSDLLVATGAQAVTDPIPGSDRAMAFTMHGLDSAAAVRAALADPDEPAVDTSIEYVDAELVERYADRDPPDRVAVVGGGYVGIEMAEAFRAHGLETHVFQRGPHLLPQFGDAVCERVAEHLREQGVTVHLNTAVTELAGGDSVAAVVHEEGRVPVDLALVGIGIAPNTDLLDGTPVELGESGAVAVDEYGQTNVDTVYAAGDCSEDRHAVTGASTWVPLGLTANRAGRAIGQTVAGRPEPVGDVAGTAVVKAFELECGRAGLVHEERASDAGFDPVSVSIDAGSRSGYYPGGDETTVTLTADRPTGRVLGGSIVGRDRAAIRIDTLATALESDLTVAELERLDLAYAPPFSPVWDPILVAAKVLRGKLES, encoded by the coding sequence ATGGACGACCCGTTCGTCGTCGTCGGCGGCGACGCCGCCGGACTCAGCGCGGCCAGCAAGTATCGGCGCGAGAACCCCGACGGTGACGTACTCGTTTTCGAGAGGGGCAAGTGGGTGTCGTACGCGCACTGCGGGACGCCGTACTACGTGAAAGGCGAGGTGGACCGCCTGACCGACCTCCTCTCGCTGTCGCCGGAAGAGGCCGCCGAGCGCGGCATCGACCTCCGACGCGAACACGAAGTGGTCGCCGTCGACACCGACGCACAGGCCGTGACTGTCGACGGCAACGGCGAGCAGTTCGAACAGTCATACAGTGACCTCCTCGTCGCTACCGGCGCGCAGGCCGTCACGGACCCGATTCCGGGGAGCGACCGAGCGATGGCCTTTACTATGCACGGCCTCGACTCGGCGGCGGCGGTCCGGGCGGCGCTGGCCGACCCGGACGAACCGGCCGTCGACACGTCCATCGAGTACGTCGATGCCGAACTCGTCGAGCGGTACGCCGACCGCGACCCGCCGGACCGAGTCGCCGTCGTCGGCGGCGGCTACGTCGGCATCGAGATGGCCGAGGCGTTCCGCGCGCACGGACTGGAGACACACGTCTTCCAGCGGGGGCCGCACCTCCTCCCGCAGTTCGGAGACGCCGTCTGTGAACGGGTGGCCGAGCACTTGCGTGAACAAGGCGTGACGGTCCACCTGAACACCGCGGTCACCGAACTCGCGGGCGGCGACAGCGTCGCGGCCGTCGTCCACGAGGAGGGACGCGTGCCGGTGGACCTCGCGCTGGTCGGCATCGGCATCGCACCGAACACCGACCTCCTCGACGGGACGCCGGTCGAACTCGGCGAGTCCGGAGCGGTCGCCGTCGACGAGTACGGGCAGACGAACGTCGACACCGTCTACGCCGCCGGAGACTGCTCGGAAGACCGTCACGCCGTCACCGGTGCGTCAACGTGGGTCCCCCTCGGACTGACCGCGAACCGGGCCGGACGGGCCATCGGACAGACGGTGGCCGGTCGACCGGAACCGGTCGGCGACGTGGCCGGAACGGCCGTCGTCAAGGCGTTCGAGTTGGAGTGTGGGCGCGCCGGACTGGTCCACGAGGAGCGGGCCAGCGACGCGGGATTCGACCCCGTCTCGGTGTCTATCGACGCCGGGTCGCGGTCCGGGTACTACCCCGGCGGCGACGAGACGACGGTGACGCTGACCGCCGACCGACCGACGGGGAGAGTCCTTGGCGGGTCCATCGTCGGGCGGGACCGGGCGGCCATCCGCATCGACACGCTGGCGACGGCACTCGAATCGGACCTCACGGTCGCGGAACTCGAACGACTCGACTTGGCGTACGCGCCGCCGTTCAGCCCCGTGTGGGACCCGATTCTCGTCGCCGCGAAGGTACTCCGTGGGAAACTGGAATCTTAG
- a CDS encoding winged helix-turn-helix transcriptional regulator, translating into MSDGGERLEVWCAGKDWCPITTTASLIGKKWHPVIVHRLLTDGPSGFNDLKSSVDGISSKVLSDSLEDLQEKGLVDRAVISEQPFRVEYSLTERGASLEPVITAMAEWGQEHLRPPEEVDGGR; encoded by the coding sequence ATGAGCGACGGCGGCGAACGGTTGGAAGTCTGGTGTGCCGGGAAGGACTGGTGTCCGATTACGACGACGGCGAGTCTCATCGGCAAGAAGTGGCATCCGGTCATCGTCCATCGCCTGCTTACCGACGGCCCGTCGGGGTTCAACGACCTGAAGTCGAGCGTCGACGGCATCTCCTCGAAAGTACTCTCGGACAGCCTCGAAGACTTACAGGAGAAGGGACTGGTGGACCGCGCGGTCATCAGCGAGCAGCCCTTTCGCGTGGAGTACTCGCTGACCGAACGCGGTGCGTCGCTGGAACCCGTCATCACCGCGATGGCCGAATGGGGCCAAGAACACCTTCGGCCACCGGAGGAGGTCGACGGCGGTCGGTGA
- a CDS encoding DUF7331 family protein, translating to MVSKTHDGDDRLPTTGPDSGRFDSYRSVTTGDSAIIYDTERDDAWIQATHTVSLADWV from the coding sequence ATGGTTTCGAAAACGCACGACGGCGACGACAGACTCCCGACGACCGGCCCGGACTCCGGCCGGTTCGATAGCTACCGCTCCGTCACGACCGGCGACAGCGCGATAATCTACGACACCGAGCGGGACGACGCGTGGATTCAGGCGACCCACACCGTCTCGCTCGCCGACTGGGTGTGA
- a CDS encoding SDR family oxidoreductase → MRDSEFDLTAPELTEDDFLTLDDPYFDPENVAVVTGAASGIGRATSVALAANGLTVVGADIDTDGLAETGDIADDCGVSGVFHGVETDLTADDDVEAVVDAAAEEGDLRFVANIAGMQHIASIPEFPMTEYDRLTDVMLRAPFKVTQAAMAHIRDTDDGVGAIANMCSVHGHYATTDKAAYITAKHGLVGLTRAIAAEGAGALRGFSVSVGYVLTPLMVDQIEDTAAERGISEREVVENVILGQARTKEMMTPAEVANLFVFGCSRHAKHLNGGDLLFDGGYTHTYE, encoded by the coding sequence ATGCGCGACTCCGAGTTCGACCTCACGGCCCCCGAGTTGACCGAAGACGACTTCCTCACGCTCGACGACCCCTACTTCGACCCCGAGAACGTCGCCGTCGTCACCGGCGCGGCGTCCGGCATCGGTCGCGCGACGTCGGTCGCCCTCGCCGCAAACGGCCTCACCGTCGTCGGCGCTGATATCGACACGGACGGCCTCGCGGAGACGGGCGACATCGCCGACGACTGCGGCGTGTCCGGCGTGTTCCACGGCGTCGAGACGGACCTGACCGCGGACGACGACGTCGAAGCGGTCGTCGACGCGGCCGCCGAGGAGGGCGACCTGCGCTTCGTCGCCAACATCGCCGGGATGCAACACATCGCGAGCATCCCCGAGTTCCCGATGACGGAGTACGACCGCCTGACGGACGTGATGCTCCGAGCGCCGTTCAAGGTGACACAGGCCGCGATGGCGCACATCCGAGACACCGACGACGGCGTCGGCGCTATCGCCAACATGTGCTCGGTCCACGGCCACTACGCGACGACGGACAAGGCGGCCTACATCACGGCGAAACACGGCCTCGTGGGGCTGACGCGGGCCATCGCCGCCGAGGGGGCGGGCGCGCTCCGGGGCTTCTCGGTGAGCGTCGGCTACGTGCTGACGCCGCTGATGGTCGACCAAATCGAGGACACCGCCGCGGAACGCGGCATCTCCGAGCGGGAAGTCGTCGAGAACGTGATACTCGGACAGGCCCGGACGAAGGAGATGATGACCCCCGCGGAAGTCGCGAACCTGTTCGTCTTCGGGTGTTCGCGCCACGCGAAACACCTCAACGGCGGCGACTTGCTGTTCGACGGCGGCTACACGCACACTTACGAGTGA
- a CDS encoding HalOD1 output domain-containing protein — MATEDADAELSLPHPISGSWSPVTSPTVTLVETIAEAIGRETEAMPPLADAIDPDALDALLSRRYGENGDGLSVSFNYDGLRVTLDTDGYLYVQSRTGTDG, encoded by the coding sequence ATGGCAACAGAAGACGCGGACGCTGAACTATCGTTACCGCACCCGATTAGCGGGTCGTGGTCGCCGGTCACGTCGCCGACGGTGACCCTCGTCGAGACTATCGCCGAGGCCATCGGCCGAGAGACGGAAGCGATGCCACCGCTCGCCGACGCCATCGACCCCGACGCCTTGGACGCACTCCTCTCCCGGCGGTACGGCGAGAACGGGGACGGCCTCAGTGTGTCGTTCAACTACGACGGCCTGCGCGTGACACTCGACACCGACGGTTATCTGTACGTCCAGAGTCGGACCGGAACGGACGGCTGA
- a CDS encoding CoA-binding protein, protein MPVTDDDELREILGLNRVAVVGCSASPGKDAHEIPKYLIEQGYDVVPVNPFADEIFGREVYDSLADVPGEVDIVDVFRPSEEVSGIVDEALARDDDAVIWLQLGIHDDEAVERAEEAGRRVVQDRCMKPTHQRLLA, encoded by the coding sequence ATGCCAGTCACTGACGACGACGAACTCCGTGAGATTCTCGGCTTGAACCGCGTCGCGGTCGTCGGGTGTTCCGCCAGTCCCGGGAAGGACGCCCACGAGATACCGAAGTACCTCATCGAGCAGGGATACGACGTTGTTCCAGTGAACCCCTTCGCCGACGAGATATTCGGCCGCGAAGTGTACGATTCGCTCGCCGACGTGCCCGGCGAAGTGGACATCGTCGACGTGTTCCGACCGAGCGAAGAGGTCAGCGGCATCGTCGACGAGGCGTTGGCCCGCGATGACGACGCCGTCATCTGGTTGCAGTTGGGCATCCACGACGACGAGGCCGTCGAACGCGCCGAGGAGGCCGGTCGCCGCGTGGTGCAGGACCGCTGTATGAAGCCGACTCACCAGCGTCTCCTAGCCTAA
- a CDS encoding glycoside hydrolase family 3 C-terminal domain-containing protein: MADEPNLTDGGDGSGTSRRTFMRSTGAVAAAASLFGAAGVTAAQEGTDDLGALVSEMTLEEKVRRTHGGSGGPSGIAGYLEGVERLDVPGMGMADGPTGARLGDPTTAFPHPIAVAATFDPELPARQGEAIAREVKDGDVQILLGPSMDTFRVPLHARGGETYGEDPYLSAQMAREYTSAVQSEGVVATLKHFVAYNQASTTGNVYDYFSTSEHNVVVGERALREIYCPPFREAVTEGDAGAVMPAYNRVNGTYCSEHDYLLEEILREDWGFEGFVVSDWGGTHSTVDAAVSGLDIEMPSANHFGESLASAVEADRLREGVVDRQVLRGLRSQQEIGALGGDQVGSEPARGTDEHFSLAEQMAEEGSVLLQNEGDLLPLDEDVSDVAIVGPTPTEFKEGIGGSDTVTALRRVGLTEGIEQVADDVSVTTVSTEQSELAGPDAFTPAHGNDGGDGFTRRVYANGDWSGSPTRSERVDAVELTGEERDAFDGDTVTVRWEATLTAPESGTFAFTLTSQAASSLTVDGETVVENEGGGFFGPKGEEAALTLEAGETYEIRVDAVGTAPVRLEWNRPSAIEAAVDAAADAEVAVVLARSDTFYGDDRHEFSLPGNQDEVVSQVAAANEDTVLLLNTETPVAMPWVEDVPAIMQTWFPGQEAGTAVAKLLFGEVVPSGKTPVTFAASLDDYLPGEVTSLPDEGRAYPGVDGNVFYDEGVFVGYRHFDEADIEPLFPFGHGESYADFEYGSVSLSRSTTTPEEGVTVSVDVTNTGDVAASEAVQVYVGERDPVVERPPKELKGIQKVEVPAGGTRTVEVSLGADAFQYWSTETDSWTVENGEFDVLVGASSRDIRGEATVELVGSLSEGSSDSGSDSGQSTTETETATTTPAESATDADTEAAQSTAESTTGGSGPGFTVGAALVGVAAEAVRRIRE; the protein is encoded by the coding sequence ATGGCAGACGAACCAAATCTGACTGACGGTGGCGACGGAAGTGGCACGTCCCGGCGAACGTTCATGCGGTCGACGGGGGCGGTAGCGGCAGCGGCGTCTCTCTTCGGAGCGGCCGGTGTGACGGCCGCACAGGAGGGAACTGACGACCTCGGGGCGCTCGTCTCGGAGATGACCTTAGAAGAGAAAGTTCGGAGGACACACGGGGGTAGCGGTGGCCCGAGCGGTATCGCGGGCTACCTCGAAGGCGTCGAACGACTCGACGTGCCCGGAATGGGGATGGCAGACGGGCCGACTGGCGCGCGATTGGGCGACCCCACGACGGCGTTTCCGCATCCAATCGCCGTCGCGGCGACGTTCGACCCGGAGTTGCCGGCACGACAGGGCGAGGCAATCGCCCGCGAGGTGAAAGACGGCGACGTGCAGATTCTCCTCGGGCCGTCGATGGACACGTTCCGCGTCCCGCTACACGCCCGCGGCGGTGAGACGTACGGCGAGGACCCGTACCTCTCGGCGCAGATGGCCCGCGAGTACACGTCGGCCGTCCAGTCTGAGGGCGTCGTCGCGACGCTGAAACACTTCGTCGCGTACAATCAGGCGAGTACGACGGGGAACGTCTACGACTACTTCTCGACCTCGGAGCACAACGTCGTGGTGGGCGAGCGAGCGCTCCGAGAGATTTACTGCCCGCCGTTCCGCGAGGCGGTCACCGAAGGCGACGCCGGAGCAGTCATGCCTGCTTACAACCGCGTCAACGGGACCTACTGTTCCGAACACGACTACCTCCTCGAAGAGATTCTGCGCGAAGACTGGGGGTTCGAGGGGTTCGTCGTCTCCGACTGGGGCGGGACCCACAGCACCGTCGACGCGGCGGTCAGCGGATTGGACATCGAGATGCCGTCGGCGAACCACTTCGGGGAGTCGCTGGCGTCGGCCGTCGAAGCCGACCGCTTGCGCGAGGGCGTCGTCGACCGGCAGGTACTTCGCGGCCTCCGGTCACAGCAGGAAATCGGCGCACTCGGGGGCGACCAGGTCGGGAGCGAACCCGCACGAGGGACCGACGAGCACTTCTCGCTGGCCGAGCAGATGGCCGAGGAGGGGTCGGTCCTTCTCCAGAACGAAGGGGACCTGTTGCCGTTGGACGAGGACGTGAGCGACGTCGCCATCGTGGGCCCGACGCCGACCGAGTTCAAGGAGGGTATCGGCGGGAGCGACACCGTCACCGCGCTCCGGCGGGTCGGTCTCACCGAGGGCATCGAACAGGTCGCCGACGACGTGTCGGTGACGACGGTGTCGACGGAGCAGTCCGAACTCGCGGGGCCGGACGCGTTCACGCCCGCCCACGGGAACGACGGCGGCGACGGGTTCACTCGCCGGGTGTACGCTAACGGGGACTGGTCGGGGTCGCCGACGCGGAGCGAACGCGTCGACGCGGTCGAACTGACCGGCGAGGAACGGGACGCCTTCGACGGCGACACCGTCACGGTTCGCTGGGAAGCGACGCTCACCGCGCCCGAGTCGGGGACGTTCGCGTTCACGCTCACGAGTCAGGCCGCGAGCAGTCTCACCGTCGACGGCGAGACGGTCGTCGAAAACGAGGGGGGCGGGTTCTTCGGCCCGAAGGGGGAGGAAGCGGCGCTCACCTTGGAGGCGGGCGAGACGTACGAGATTCGCGTCGACGCAGTCGGGACGGCCCCGGTCCGACTCGAGTGGAACCGACCGTCTGCCATCGAGGCCGCGGTGGACGCGGCCGCTGACGCGGAGGTGGCTGTCGTCCTCGCCCGCAGTGACACCTTCTATGGAGACGACCGACACGAGTTCTCGTTGCCGGGCAATCAGGACGAAGTCGTTTCGCAGGTGGCCGCCGCGAACGAGGACACCGTTCTCCTGTTGAACACCGAGACGCCGGTGGCGATGCCGTGGGTCGAGGACGTGCCCGCCATCATGCAGACGTGGTTCCCCGGACAGGAAGCGGGGACCGCCGTGGCGAAACTCCTGTTCGGCGAGGTGGTTCCCTCGGGGAAGACGCCGGTCACCTTCGCGGCATCCCTTGACGACTACCTCCCGGGGGAGGTCACTTCACTGCCCGACGAAGGCCGCGCCTATCCGGGTGTGGACGGGAACGTCTTCTACGACGAGGGTGTCTTCGTCGGCTATCGGCACTTCGACGAGGCGGACATCGAACCGCTGTTTCCCTTCGGTCACGGCGAGTCCTACGCCGACTTCGAGTACGGGTCGGTCTCGCTGTCTCGCTCGACGACGACCCCGGAGGAGGGCGTCACGGTCAGCGTCGACGTGACCAACACCGGCGACGTGGCCGCCAGCGAGGCCGTGCAGGTGTACGTGGGGGAGCGAGACCCCGTCGTCGAGCGCCCGCCTAAGGAACTGAAGGGTATCCAGAAGGTGGAGGTTCCGGCGGGCGGGACCCGCACCGTCGAGGTGTCGCTGGGTGCGGACGCGTTCCAGTACTGGTCGACGGAGACGGACTCCTGGACGGTCGAGAACGGCGAGTTCGACGTTCTCGTCGGGGCATCGTCCCGGGATATCCGCGGCGAGGCGACCGTCGAACTGGTCGGGTCACTATCGGAGGGCAGTTCGGATAGCGGGAGCGACTCCGGGCAGTCCACGACCGAGACGGAAACCGCGACAACTACCCCTGCGGAGAGTGCGACCGACGCCGACACCGAGGCGGCGCAGTCGACGGCCGAGTCGACTACCGGCGGGTCCGGACCGGGCTTTACCGTCGGTGCCGCGCTGGTCGGCGTCGCCGCCGAAGCGGTGCGACGGATTCGGGAGTAA
- a CDS encoding TrmB family transcriptional regulator, giving the protein MGQDTTLVDRLQQFGFTETEASVYLAVVERGEATPSTIASAAGVSSSYVYQLCTQLEQHGVVSVEDHHSPTRVRAAPPSEALQARLETMSETMEEVADRYERPSKDFEALEVVRSRPTLHKRFRQAIESATEEVFAVVPAEMVPEIADALEDAVERDVFVLLAIAGSTDAFQNETLSNVATVVRSGVRGMTVCLTSDRSRGIISPAEMLDWKHGDAEAIHFENRTVSLSVESAFLGSMWPASEELLLRRPTPLPESYDSFRRAVYDATLHHRTGRNVAVTFRARPTNTTETPTERTGTLAGTRQGLVEERDVEFGMENSILVETDEGEVSVGDIGAFLEDYKAEHVWLEPL; this is encoded by the coding sequence ATGGGTCAGGACACCACTCTCGTCGACCGGCTCCAGCAGTTCGGGTTCACCGAGACGGAAGCCAGCGTATATCTTGCAGTGGTGGAGCGCGGCGAAGCGACGCCGAGCACCATCGCCTCTGCGGCCGGCGTCTCCTCGAGTTACGTCTATCAGCTCTGTACCCAACTGGAACAGCACGGCGTCGTTTCCGTCGAGGACCACCACTCGCCGACGCGGGTGCGGGCAGCACCGCCGTCGGAAGCGCTCCAAGCCCGATTGGAGACGATGAGCGAGACGATGGAGGAGGTTGCCGACCGATACGAACGCCCCTCGAAAGACTTCGAGGCGCTGGAAGTCGTGCGTTCTCGGCCGACCCTGCACAAGCGGTTCAGACAGGCCATCGAGAGCGCCACCGAGGAGGTGTTCGCGGTCGTCCCCGCGGAGATGGTTCCAGAGATTGCCGACGCGCTCGAAGACGCGGTCGAACGGGACGTCTTCGTCTTGCTCGCTATCGCCGGGTCGACGGACGCGTTCCAGAACGAGACGCTGTCCAACGTCGCCACCGTCGTCCGGTCGGGGGTCAGAGGGATGACGGTGTGTCTCACGTCCGACCGTTCACGAGGCATCATCTCACCGGCGGAGATGCTCGACTGGAAACACGGCGACGCGGAGGCGATACACTTCGAGAACCGCACAGTCTCACTCTCGGTCGAGAGCGCGTTTCTGGGCTCGATGTGGCCCGCCTCGGAGGAACTGCTGCTCCGTCGCCCCACCCCGCTACCCGAATCGTACGACAGTTTCAGACGGGCCGTCTACGACGCGACGCTCCACCACCGTACGGGCCGAAACGTCGCCGTGACCTTCCGGGCACGCCCCACAAACACGACGGAGACGCCGACCGAACGGACCGGGACGCTGGCAGGGACCAGACAGGGCCTCGTCGAGGAACGCGACGTGGAGTTCGGGATGGAGAACTCAATTCTCGTGGAGACGGACGAGGGTGAAGTCAGCGTGGGCGACATCGGGGCGTTCCTCGAGGACTACAAAGCGGAACACGTCTGGCTCGAACCGCTGTAG
- a CDS encoding HalOD1 output domain-containing protein: MTGTERADEARYSGHDEQIRHRFDWAETSPSEAVSRVVSVASNRGVTAVEPLYESVDLGAVDQLLQSTSSDKFELTFVHDGFRICVQRDGEVVATPVDE, from the coding sequence ATGACGGGTACTGAACGTGCCGACGAAGCCCGCTACAGCGGTCACGACGAGCAGATACGACATCGGTTCGACTGGGCCGAAACATCCCCGAGCGAAGCGGTCAGTCGCGTCGTCAGCGTGGCGTCGAATCGCGGGGTGACCGCGGTCGAACCGCTGTACGAGTCCGTCGACTTGGGCGCAGTGGACCAGTTACTGCAATCGACGTCGTCGGATAAATTCGAACTCACGTTCGTGCACGATGGCTTCCGTATCTGCGTGCAGAGGGACGGCGAAGTCGTCGCCACGCCCGTCGACGAATGA
- a CDS encoding BolA/IbaG family iron-sulfur metabolism protein encodes MDADEVKALIEAEIPDADATVTTPRDPDDDKHYAVEVVSPAFEGESLVDQHQLVHDALGEHLTRDIHAIELRTSTPE; translated from the coding sequence ATGGACGCAGACGAAGTCAAAGCCCTCATCGAAGCCGAGATTCCCGACGCCGACGCGACGGTGACGACACCGCGGGACCCAGACGACGACAAGCACTACGCCGTCGAGGTAGTCTCGCCAGCCTTCGAGGGCGAGTCGCTAGTCGACCAGCATCAACTCGTCCACGACGCCCTCGGCGAGCACCTGACGCGGGACATCCACGCCATCGAACTCCGCACGTCGACGCCCGAGTGA